The Glandiceps talaboti chromosome 1, keGlaTala1.1, whole genome shotgun sequence genome has a segment encoding these proteins:
- the LOC144433657 gene encoding heparan sulfate glucosamine 3-O-sulfotransferase 1-like has product MGISCTTKRVVCVCLVCICVIVLFEVRHYWHLHRQQKVLIPVVKETSLIDDEIQQSVNVNQTERYYLYKKMLMGTGRKRRLPTVVIFGVQKCGTWTLLRMLQLHPDVVGAPRDVHYFDFDENYSKGLGWYLKQMPLSNPGQITVEKTPGYCYSKAAPSRIFAMNPTMKLIVILRNPTERAISQYVHSYMRLAERNLPYNITPFEELALKNGRVRSKYNSVNNSVYVNYMVRWLDVFPRHQIHVVDGDRLKVSPAVELHKVENFLGLKNFITETNFYYNRTKGFYCMKTAKKNRYCMVNSKGRKKPDIDTSVIDKLNKYYKPYNRKLEKMLGQTFNWP; this is encoded by the coding sequence ATGGGTATTTCTTGTACGACGAAGAGagttgtctgtgtatgtcttgtctgtatatgtgtaatagTCCTCTTTGAAGTCCGCCATTACTGGCACTTACACAGGCAACAGAAAGTGTTGATTCCTGTCGTCAAGGAAACAAGCTTGATTGATGATGAAATCCAACAAAGTGTGAATGTGAACCAGACTGAACGATATTACTTGTACAAAAAGATGTTAATGGGAACTGGACGTAAAAGACGATTACCAACTGTCGTCATCTTTGGGGTACAAAAGTGCGGAACATGGACTTTATTGAGAATGCTACAGTTGCATCCAGATGTAGTTGGTGCTCCGCGTGATGTCCATTATTTTGATTTCGACGAGAACTATTCAAAAGGTCTAGGGTGGTATCTAAAACAGATGCCATTGTCAAACCCTGGGCAAATCACAGTTGAGAAGACCCCCGGCTATTGCTATTCTAAAGCAGCGCCCTCTAGAATATTTGCCATGAATCCAACGATGAAACTGATAGTGATATTACGCAATCCAACAGAACGGGCCATTTCGCAGTACGTGCATTCTTATATGAGATTAGCAGAACGCAATTTACCATACAATATCACTCCATTTGAAGAGCTGGCACTCAAAAATGGACGAGTAAGGTCAAAATACAACAGTGTGAACAACAGCgtgtatgtaaattacatggTGCGGTGGTTAGATGTCTTTCCCCGACATCAAATCCATGTCGTGGACGGAGATCGACTGAAAGTCAGCCCTGCAGTAGAATTACACAAAGTTGAGAACTTTTTGGGACTGAAGAACTTCATAACAGAAACAAATTTCTATTACAATAGAACAAAGGGTTTTTATTGTATGAAAACTGCAAAAAAGAATAGATATTGTATGGTAAACTCGAAAGGAAGAAAAAAACCTGACATTGACACGTCAGTTATTGACAAACTCAATAAGTACTACAAACCGTATAATAGAAAACTTGAAAAAATGCTTGGTCAGACATTTAATTGGCCATGA